One segment of Meriones unguiculatus strain TT.TT164.6M chromosome 3, Bangor_MerUng_6.1, whole genome shotgun sequence DNA contains the following:
- the Trmt10b gene encoding tRNA methyltransferase 10 homolog B isoform X2, translating into MDCKLEESGQRTDSQALQGQEGFPEDGGEDGLSEGFRLLQMEVEYEHQEGEASPAHGEVWSSKNVQRKQRHWERIISSKKSKRKQEKERRKAKHAEHPGTSPQHSKRFLKALTKERLLEAKHSGPRLCVDLSMTHHMSKKELSRLAGQIRRLYGSNRKASRPFWICLTGFSTDSPLYEECLRMNDGFSAYLLDVTEEDCVSLFPLDTLVYLTPDSEHPLEDIDLNTVYIIGGLVDESIQKCLISCPLTLRLTTGLKH; encoded by the exons ATGGACTGTAAGTTGGAAGAAAGTGGTCAGCGAACAGACTCACAGGCGTTGCAGGGACAGGAAGGCTTTCCAGAGGATGGAGGTGAAGATGGACTCTCTGAAGGCTTCCGGCTCCTGCAGATGGAGGTGGAATATGAGCACCAGGAGGGAGAGGCCAGCCCTGCACACGGTGAAGTATGGAGCTCG aaaaatgtgcaGAGAAAACAGAGACACTGGGAAAGGATAATCTCCtcaaagaagagcaaaaggaagcaggaaaaagaaagaaggaaagccaAGCATGCAGAGCACCCAG GCACCAGCCCACAGCACAGCAAACGGTTTTTGAAAGCCTTAACCAAAGAGAGACTTTTGGAAGCCAAACACTCAGGACCAAGACTATGTGTTGACTTGAGCATGACCCACCACATGTCAAAGAAG GAATTGAGTAGGTTGGCTGGGCAGATTCGAAGGCTGTACGGCTCAAACAGAAAAGCCAGCAGGCCCTTTTGGATCTGCCTCACCGGATTCTCAACCGACAGTCCCCTCTATGAGGAATGTTTGAGGATGAATGATGGATTTTCTGCTTACTTG CTCGATGTGACAGAAGAAGACTGCGTCAGCCTATTTCCTCTGGACACCCTTGTGTACCTGACTCCTGACTCAGAACACC CCCTTGAAGACATTGATCTAAACACAGTTTACATTATTGGTGGACTTGTAGATGAAAGCATTCAGAAG TGTTTGATATCCTGTCCACTTACTTTGAGACTCACAACTGGCCTGAAGCATTGA
- the Exosc3 gene encoding exosome complex component RRP40 has protein sequence MAEVLPAAAKRVTGCRARAVHCVLNQVVLPGEELVLPEHEDADGLSGAGEQPLRLNAGARPRLRIVCGPGLRRCGDRLLVTKCGRLRHKEPGGGGGGVYWVDSQQKRYVPVKGDHVIGIVIAKSGDIFKVDIGGSEPASLSYLAFEGATKRNRPNVQVGDLIYGQCVVANKDMEPEMVCIDSCGRANGMGVIGQDGLLFKVTLGLIRKLLAPDCEIVQELGKLYPLEIVFGMNGRIWVKAKTIQQTLILANVLEACEHMTTDQRKQIFARLAES, from the exons ATGGCTGAGGTGCTGCCGGCTGCAGCCAAACGCGTGACGGGCTGCCGGGCGCGGGCAGTACACTGCGTGCTGAATCAGGTGGTCCTCCCTGGGGAGGAGCTGGTGCTACCGGAGCACGAGGACGCTGACGGCCTCAGCGGCGCGGGGGAGCAGCCCTTACGTCTGAATGCGGGGGCACGCCCGCGGCTGCGCATAGTGTGTGGCCCGGGTTTGCGACGCTGCGGGGACCGGCTGCTGGTCACCAAGTGTGGCCGCCTGCGGCACAAAGAGCCCGGCGGAGGTGGCGGCGGCGTCTACTGGGTGGACTCTCAACAGAAGCGG TACGTACCAGTGAAAGGAGACCATGTGATTGGCATAGTGATCGCTAAATCTGGAGATATATTCAAAGTTGACATTGGAGGGAGCGAGCCCGCTTCTTTGTCTTACCTGGCATTTGAAGGGGCAACTAAGAGAAACAGACCGAATGTGCAG GTTGGAGATCTCATCTATGGTCAGTGTGTGGTTGCCAATAAAGACATGGAACCAGAAATGGTCTGTATCGACAGTTGTGGACGAGCCAATGGAATGGGTGTGATTGGACAGGACGGTCTGCTCTTCAAAGTGACTTTGGGCTTGATTAGAAA GCTATTAGCTCCAGATTGTGAAATCGTGCAGGAACTGGGAAAACTCTATCCGTTGGAGATTGTGTTTGGAATGAATGGGAGAATATGGGTCAAGGCAAAAACCATTCAGCAGACGTTAATTTTGGCAAATGTCTTAGAAGCTTGTGAACACATGACAACAGATCAAAGAAAACAGATCTTTGCCAGATTGGCAGAGAGTTGA
- the Trmt10b gene encoding tRNA methyltransferase 10 homolog B isoform X1, which yields MDCKLEESGQRTDSQALQGQEGFPEDGGEDGLSEGFRLLQMEVEYEHQEGEASPAHGEVWSSKNVQRKQRHWERIISSKKSKRKQEKERRKAKHAEHPGTSPQHSKRFLKALTKERLLEAKHSGPRLCVDLSMTHHMSKKELSRLAGQIRRLYGSNRKASRPFWICLTGFSTDSPLYEECLRMNDGFSAYLLDVTEEDCVSLFPLDTLVYLTPDSEHPLEDIDLNTVYIIGGLVDESIQKKVTFQKAREYSIKTARLPIQEYMVRRQNEKNYHSEILAINQVFDILSTYFETHNWPEALKKGVSPGKGYILRNSVE from the exons ATGGACTGTAAGTTGGAAGAAAGTGGTCAGCGAACAGACTCACAGGCGTTGCAGGGACAGGAAGGCTTTCCAGAGGATGGAGGTGAAGATGGACTCTCTGAAGGCTTCCGGCTCCTGCAGATGGAGGTGGAATATGAGCACCAGGAGGGAGAGGCCAGCCCTGCACACGGTGAAGTATGGAGCTCG aaaaatgtgcaGAGAAAACAGAGACACTGGGAAAGGATAATCTCCtcaaagaagagcaaaaggaagcaggaaaaagaaagaaggaaagccaAGCATGCAGAGCACCCAG GCACCAGCCCACAGCACAGCAAACGGTTTTTGAAAGCCTTAACCAAAGAGAGACTTTTGGAAGCCAAACACTCAGGACCAAGACTATGTGTTGACTTGAGCATGACCCACCACATGTCAAAGAAG GAATTGAGTAGGTTGGCTGGGCAGATTCGAAGGCTGTACGGCTCAAACAGAAAAGCCAGCAGGCCCTTTTGGATCTGCCTCACCGGATTCTCAACCGACAGTCCCCTCTATGAGGAATGTTTGAGGATGAATGATGGATTTTCTGCTTACTTG CTCGATGTGACAGAAGAAGACTGCGTCAGCCTATTTCCTCTGGACACCCTTGTGTACCTGACTCCTGACTCAGAACACC CCCTTGAAGACATTGATCTAAACACAGTTTACATTATTGGTGGACTTGTAGATGAAAGCATTCAGAAG AAGGTGACATTTCAAAAAGCCCGAGAATACTCTATCAAAACAGCCCGCTTGCCAATCCAGGAATACATGGTCAGGCGCCAGAATGAGAAAAACTACCATTCAGAAATACTGGCCATCAATCAAG TGTTTGATATCCTGTCCACTTACTTTGAGACTCACAACTGGCCTGAAGCATTGAAGAAAGGAGTTTCTCCAGGAAAAGGCTACATTCTTCGGAATTCGGTGGAATGA